Below is a genomic region from Billgrantia tianxiuensis.
CCATCGCCCCCGGTTGGCGAGAACCGCGGTGGCCGTTGCCAGCTGCAACGGCGTGACCTGCCAATATCCTTGACCGATGCCCACCGAGAGCGTTTCGCCAGGGTACCAGGGCTGATTGAAGCGAGCTCGCTTCCAGTCACGAGACGGCATCAATGCCCCGCTCTCGCCGAACACGTCGTGACCGACACGCTGACCGAAACCGAAGGCGCTCATCTGCTCATGCAGGCGGTCGATTCCCATCTCGTGGGCGAGCGAATAGTAGTAGGTATTGTTGGAAACAGCGATGGAGCGCTCCATATCGACCCGGCCATGTCCCCAGCGCAGCCAGTTGCGATAGCGCCGGCTGTCGTTGGGCAGTTGATAGAAGCCGGGGTCGTTGATCGTACGATCCGGGGTGATGACGCCCTCCACCAGGCCGGCAAGGGCGAGGAAGGGCTTGATGGTGGAACCCGGCGGATACTGGCCACGAATCGCACGATTGAACAGAGGCAGGTCGATGTCCTCCTGCAACGCACGATAGGAAGCGAAATCGATGCCGGTCACGAACTGGTTGCTGTCGAATCCAGGCGCCGACACCATGGCCAGGATCTCACCGGTCGCAGGAACGATGGCCACGATGGAGCCACGCCTGCCATCGAGCAGCTCGTAGGCCAGGTTCTGCAGCTCTCTGTCGAGGGTCAGGGTCAGGTTCTGGCCGGGCACCGGGTCGGTGCGGCCGAGTTCACGCAGCACCCTTCCCCGCGCATTGGTCTCCACTTGGCGCAACCCGGCCTCGCCATGCAACACGTCCTCATAGAAGCGCTCCACGCCGGTCTTGCCGATGAAATGAGTACCGGCATAGCGCCCCGGGTCGAGCGTCTTGATCTCTTCGGCATTGATGCGGCCGACATAGCCCAGGGCATGGGCCATGATTTGCGCATCCGGATAGTAGCGCAGCAGTTGGGCCTCGACCTCGACCCCGGGCAGGCGATGGCGGTTGACCGCCAGCCGCGCGATCTGCACCTCGTCGAGGTCGCTCATCAGCAGCGCGGGCTGGAACGGACGCTGGGGCTGGCGTGCGCGAATGCGAAAGCCTTCGGCCTCTTCGGGGGTCAGTTCCAGCAGCTCCTCTAGACGATCCAGAGTCGCATCGAGGTTGTCGACCCGCTCGCGGGTAAGGGTGAGGTTATAGGTGGGGCGATTCTCGGCCAGCAGTACGCCATTGCGGTCGTAGATCAGTCCCCGGGTCGGCGGCAACGGCTCCACCCGTACACGGTTCTTCTCGGAACGAGTGCTGTAGACTTCATGCTGGACTACCTG
It encodes:
- the mrdA gene encoding penicillin-binding protein 2; translated protein: MRDRRETLKNPEQELRIFRVRAFLAVLTILLLTGLLAGRLVYLQVVQHEVYSTRSEKNRVRVEPLPPTRGLIYDRNGVLLAENRPTYNLTLTRERVDNLDATLDRLEELLELTPEEAEGFRIRARQPQRPFQPALLMSDLDEVQIARLAVNRHRLPGVEVEAQLLRYYPDAQIMAHALGYVGRINAEEIKTLDPGRYAGTHFIGKTGVERFYEDVLHGEAGLRQVETNARGRVLRELGRTDPVPGQNLTLTLDRELQNLAYELLDGRRGSIVAIVPATGEILAMVSAPGFDSNQFVTGIDFASYRALQEDIDLPLFNRAIRGQYPPGSTIKPFLALAGLVEGVITPDRTINDPGFYQLPNDSRRYRNWLRWGHGRVDMERSIAVSNNTYYYSLAHEMGIDRLHEQMSAFGFGQRVGHDVFGESGALMPSRDWKRARFNQPWYPGETLSVGIGQGYWQVTPLQLATATAVLANRGRWVKPRLARRIGDEDVPVDLPDTPDDIVISNEAWWDRVFAGMEKVLTGHEGTARRTGVGLEYRMGGKSGTAQVFSLGQDQKYNAEELAERLRDHALFMAFAPLEDPQIAVSVIVENAGGGSTHAAHLARAMADAWLLQEEAPDAEEIREAMENDNSTVAGN